The Salminus brasiliensis chromosome 3, fSalBra1.hap2, whole genome shotgun sequence genome contains a region encoding:
- the sem1 gene encoding 26S proteasome complex subunit SEM1 — MSEKKQTVDLGLLEEDDEFEEFPAEDWTGLDEDEDAHVWEDNWDDDNVEDDFSNQLRAELEKHGYKMETS; from the exons ATGTCGGAAAAGAAGCAAACCGTGGATTTGGGCTTactggaggaggatgatgaaTTTGAAGAGTTCCCAGCCGAAG ATTGGACAGGTCTGGACGAAGACGAGGATGCTCATGTGTGGGAAGATAATTGGGATGATGACAACGTAGAGGATGACTTTTCCAATCAGTTGAG AGCTGAGCTCGAAAAGCATGGATATAAGATGGAGACTTCGTAA